One Flavobacteriales bacterium DNA window includes the following coding sequences:
- a CDS encoding DUF2911 domain-containing protein: MTRFLKWLFISLVALIVLLFGAYKYMQSQTKKHSPEETISHTVSGGEVEVFYNRPYKKDRVIFGDLVPYGEVWRTRANEATTFSTNVDLTIEGEDLAAGKYTFWTIPSETEWVLIWNTKMYPWGVNWDAKAAREDAHDILSVTVPAETIDDVVEQFTIRFSSSNELILEWDHTRVRAQIGS; the protein is encoded by the coding sequence ATGACACGTTTTTTAAAATGGCTGTTCATATCCTTGGTCGCACTTATCGTTCTTCTTTTTGGCGCATATAAATACATGCAATCCCAAACCAAGAAGCACAGTCCTGAAGAAACCATTTCACATACCGTTTCCGGTGGTGAGGTAGAGGTCTTTTATAACCGTCCTTACAAAAAAGACCGAGTGATCTTCGGCGACCTCGTACCTTATGGTGAAGTTTGGCGTACCAGAGCAAACGAGGCGACCACCTTTTCCACTAATGTCGATCTGACGATCGAGGGCGAAGATCTTGCCGCAGGCAAATATACTTTTTGGACAATTCCGAGTGAAACTGAATGGGTTTTGATTTGGAATACCAAGATGTACCCATGGGGAGTGAATTGGGATGCCAAAGCGGCTCGCGAAGATGCGCACGACATTCTTTCGGTTACGGTCCCGGCCGAAACCATAGACGATGTGGTGGAGCAGTTTACCATTCGATTCTCCAGTTCGAACGAGTTGATCCTGGAGTGGGATCATACTAGGGTTCGTGCACAAATTGGGTCCTAA